AAAGAGAATATAAtattatacaataataatatactTTGAGGAGAGCCATTCTGCAcattgagtacttttacttttgatactcttaagtacattttgctgattatactgagtacttctacttcagaagcattttgttttcattttctaagTACTTGTTCCACCTGTGATTATTGACCTACCAtcacagagaaagacaaaatgtgCAGGACTCTGTTTTTGCTGAATGCAACTTTCAGTGGTTAGTgaaggatgtgtgttttttttatcagtttagCGTTCTCACCTCAAAACGGTCTAGAAGATCTTTGAGGTTCTTGAAGTCATCCAGGCACGTAGGATGGAACATCCTGTGCTGATCCAACAGCTCGTACATGATGAAGTCCACAAAAGTGAtctgttgtaaataaaagttGTATTAACAAACATGTTTGAAGCGAAAGTACAGGTACAAACTAAGCAGCAAAGGTAAGGGCAGATCAGTGAAGCCTATGCATAAAGTAGACAAAAATAGATCATCAATTGGCCTGCAGAAAGGAGTGATCTCCATAAATGTCGTTCTCCTCACCAGATTAATGTTTACACAAAAGGCTGGTAGACAAAACAAGATTGGTCTCTTTTCCCCTATTCATAAAAACTcatcaataacaataataattgaGGTGTAGTAATACAGTTTTAAATGACATATCTGACAAACCTTGTCACCAGCgaaccacttcctgtctcccaaGAACCCTGAGAAGTTCTTCAGTGCGTCTGGCAGCCCCTTAAGGTACCCTGCCTTTATATTGTCCTGATGGCAGAGGGGATGTTGCCATTAGTGAAGACTCAAAGCAAGTGCCAAATTCAGTGTTACTAAAATGTTAATGCTGTACTTACAAAGTCAGCATAGCACAGCCTCACAAAGCCATTTCTGAAGTCCATAGACTGGTTCTCCATGATGTCCACACGGACCTTTTCGTCCTCTGTCTCTCCACCTGAAATCAGATCAGATTTAATGAGACACTTGAGGAAGAAAAGTGAGATACTGACACATGCATATCACTGTGTGGTTCCTTGTTTTGACATAGCAGAACATGAGTTGTCCTAAAAATGGTAGAggaagatgaataaaaaatacatttgttcaaGGTATTGGAGGACACCCTCCTTCTGAGCCATAAACCAACCTACATTTTCACAGGTTATTGTACCCTGAGTCAGACAGAATCGCATATTAAGATTTAGGATTATATGGAATCAATTCTAATGCTATCAGTGTCATTTATCTAAAGCCATTACATTGTCAAATGAACATTTACTTCATAATAggttaaaacaaaatacttttttaatgcttcTGAAAAAGGCTCTTTgaaccaaatattaaaatgtggaacaaataaaaaatacttacaCAAATTGTGCTTTCGAGCAATGTATCTCATGATAGCATTGCTCTGCACTATCTTTCTGTCTCCATCCTCCAAGTAGGGTAGCTATGGTGGATGTGAAAATGCCaattattatataatttttATACATTTCCAGCTGTACACTTTCATTAATAATTACAGGTTGAactgacttacattgggaaagtCCATCCCGAGTTTGGCTTTTTCATCAATCCAGCAGCTCTTGTCAAAGTTGGgagctgtgtgtgagaaatgCAGGTGAGATAAATAGGCAGGTATGTAGTGGATACTTGCAACACTTGGGTGAGTATAAAAACAGCTATGCATCTGTTAAAATCTGCTGTTACCTTCACCACAGACGTAAAACTTGTCCTCATACTTGGTGCCAGTGTACTCCAGAAGGAGGCGAGCAGGCTGGGCGAGCTAGATTAGTGTTCAAAAGCAAGAGATTGAAtgacatattgtgtttttcccAGGCTTGTTTAAATCAAGATTTCAGTTGATTTTATCTGCCAAAAACAACATGGCTGTGTGAGCTCCTTCTGACTGTCTGGTTTTGGCCACATAAATAAGCACTTTTGGGATACCAGGGGCTGAATACGTGTTCAGATTGTTTGCTTACTTACTTCATAAAAGTATGTCAATTGTCTGCTAAATGCACACCAATAAAATACCTTTACACAATAGAATGGCTTCGGCACTGATATACTGTAGTCCACCGAGGGAGAGTTTATTTCACCATTTTTTGACAAGCAACTGAAAGatataaaaaatgcattgtatttgaagtttttgtattaaaattaTTATCTGCAATGTAGTACAACTCttagattaaattaaaatactatATTTGGGTAGGCTACCTCAGCATTTGACTAAATGTAGGCTACCTCGTTACTTTACACAACTGAATATGGGTTATGTATGGCTCTGGTGGCTTGTCTGTGATATCATATTATTCATTGATTTGTAGAAACATACGGAAGTAGGACTTGTTTGATGCAGCTCCAACTGAAGTCTAGTTAAAcattgatttgacattttaattgctttaaGAATATAAACAATATGACTCCGTGTGCACCTAACGGCTATCCGTTTGAAATGCCATGATTGTGCAGATTCTGCAAGTAGCTAACTATTAGCATACGtggtaattaaaaaaattaaaaaataattcaaacatcaACAATTAGACATTTAGTTTCACTGGTGACATTGCTCATCCTGAAAAAACTGCTCGAATTGTATCAACACTTGATAGTTAACCTTTATTCTGATTTAACAACGATAACGTTTCAGTATGTTTAATGATTTTATATAACTGTCAAGGCTAATGTTTAGAACACATGCACACGGAGCCGCGATATTAAATCTCCATTACTTAACACGTATTTCTTTCTTATATGCTTATAAAACACACTGGCGTTATGTAGCACAATTGTAATATCAATATTGAGTAGGATTAAAAGAGTTTGACGTGTTTGTTAACCCGGAGTCTGGCGAAAACTAACAACGCTGCAAACCGGATAGCGCTAATATACAAAGAAGACGTCTTAACTCACCCCACGAATATCCCAGTAAGCCAGTTTCATCGTCATTTTAACTCACTTTCCGAAACCAAAATGTAGCAGGTTACGACTATCTGGTGCTTGCAGGAATGGGAGGGTTGCTGGGTTGAGTTGAGCTGGTGTCTTTTTGTTGCAGTCGGTGGGCGGGGTGAACCGGGAGCCTAGACAACTGGTTCTTTTGTTTGcacaaatacatttccatgCTGTGTGAATATGAATACGCTTGTCATACGCTTCATCTATCAATGTGACATATACAAATGAAGGTTATTGGTTTAATGTATTGTGTATGTAAACCTGTTTTACCCGAACCCATGCTGAATCATGCTGAGATGCAAGTCCAGACTTTTCCATTAAACCATATGGAAAGCTGTAAttgaatggtgtgtgtgtgtgtgtgtgtgtgtgtgtgtgtgtgtgtgtgtgtgtgtgtgtgtgtgtgtgtgtgtgtgtgtgtgtgtgtgtgtgtgtgtgtgtgcgtgtgcaggGATACAAGTATAAGCATTTTATGGAGGCCTGCTCACacaaaataatcttaaaaatgATTTTGCAATAATATGTAACCCCACAAAAGAAAGAAGGACGAAAGTTCATTTGACTATTTAGTAAAATTCTAGCTTTCTCACATAACACAATCTTCTTTAGTAACTTTCTTCAGCTGTCTGTCTTCTTGCTAGCTCACTTTTTATACCTTACACATATTGTAACTATCGCGATAGATCCAAGAATTACACGGTTGAAAGCTTTTTTAGGATTTATGTTCAGCTTGTGTAgtctgaaatatgaaaaaaaacagagacaattAAGTCTACGGTAGGAAATGTTTCTAATTAATGATTGACCGGACTTATTGGTTAAGCAATGCCATACACAAAAAGTCATAGGCTACAATAGCAGTTACTTGCCCGTGTGTGAGGTAGGACCCTATTCTTTACAGCCAGACCAActgttatatttaattaatagaGGTTTTTAATCAGTCTGAATGTGGTGTTAAATGCCTGCTCACTTTGACCCACATTGGAGAGAAATGACCTTGATCAGCACACAATGCAACACTTGTTTCACTTCTGCGTATACTCACTGGTTCACATGTCCACTGTCCAACTGTCTTTAAATTCATAAATTTCGCAAATCTTACGCTGTAGGAACCCTGATACTATGACATTTTTTGATGttactttatttaacatttttatgacataataacctattaaataaaattaaaaaagcctaaaatataacacactttactttgactttttatgaTAAACTACTGTTTTGATTTGTATGACTTTTCATTATGGcgaaggcaaggcaaggcaaggcaaggcaaggcaaggcaaggcaaggcaagtcaaggcaaggcaaggcaagtttatttatatagcaccttccaacacaaggcaattcaaagtgctttacaaaaatgaaagacattaagagcatgtagaagtagtgcagcataaacacattatagaaaggcatttaaaaacagtcatttaagagcaaagataataaaataaacacaacaggtataaaatacatgaataaaagttacaatgcagaataaaagttaaagtgcaatgttagataagaacacttcaattaaaagcagcggcaaaaaaaaatgttttcagcctggatttaaaagtagtaagagtagcagcggacctgcagggttctgggagtttgttccagatatttggagcataataactgaacgctgcttctctatgtttagttctaattctggggacagaaagctgacccgtcccagaagacctgagagttctggatggttcatccAGGAgttcacaaatgtattttgggcctaaaccattcaatactttataaaccagcagcagaattttgaaatcaattatttgacagacaggaagccagtgtaaagacttcagaactggagtgatgtgatccactctcttagtgttagtgaggactcgagctgcagcgttctgaatcagctgcagctttctaatggatttcttagtgagacctgcaaagacaccgttacagtagtccagtctactgaagataaaagcatggacaagtttttctagatcctgctgtgacattagacctttaatcctagatatgttcttcaggtgatagtaggcggacttagttattgttttaatgtgactgttgaaattcaggtcagaaTCCATGACTAGACCTAGATTTATGGCATTtaacattgctgactgaagctcagcactgactttttgtcgttcctcctttgttccaaaaacaattacctcagttttgtctttgtttaattggagaaagtcATGACTcttccagtcattgatttgttcaatgcacttactcagtgttttaatcagcatagtctcctggtgaaatggtaatgtaaatttGTGTAccatctgcatagctatggtaacttgttttgttgcttttcatcaTCTGAGCCAttggtagcatgtagatgttaaagagaagaggccccaagatggagccttgaggaacccaACATATCATATgtgtcagctctgatgtgtagctgcctaaAGAAACAAagtttttcctgtcctttaagtgaGATTCAAACAAATTTAGAACTGTTGctgaaagtcccaaccagtGTTCTAGTCGTcctagtaatatgttgtggtcaacaatgtcaaatgcagcgctcagatctaataatactaacactgagattttGCCAGCTGTCTGTGTtgaagtggatgtcattgaagactTTAACAAGAGCAATATCAGTGCTGTGGTACAGTCGTgagcctgactggaacacatcaaaacagttatttgcatccaagaaattactcagttgtttaaaaactactttttcaattattttacctcaaaatgggaggtttgatatgggcctgtaattgCTTCATTACTGAAGCATctagattattcttttttaagagcggtttaattactgcagttttcagggcctgtggaaatacacctgagtgaagagacctgGTTACTTTATGAAGTAGATCagaggacatgctatgaaaaacaattatgaaaaagcttgtaggtataatatcaaggcagcaggaggaggacttcagatgttgaataatgtcctctaggtctttatcattaatctgatggaattgtgtcatgttgtttgaattgattttaagtagacacaaggacaacacatttgctgtacctgatacagaaatactgactgtctgtctgatttttctaaattttgccagtgaagaaggaagcaaattcattgcaggccctggtggattgaaattcaGAGGCTACTGACACTGGGGGGTTTGTTAGCCTCTCAACGGTAGCAAACAAGACacgtgagttgtttgtgtttttggcaatgatgtcagagaagaaacACTGTCgtgccttttttaattccaaattataaaagccaagtctttctttatatatttcaaaGTGAACTTGGATGAAGTACAattaatttgtttaaattacatttcttatgACAATTTTATGCCATACTAAGACTTTTTATAAGTGACAAACCACTTATTTTGATAATATTGTTTTGATAAACTGTGTACCAT
The Eleginops maclovinus isolate JMC-PN-2008 ecotype Puerto Natales chromosome 1, JC_Emac_rtc_rv5, whole genome shotgun sequence genome window above contains:
- the LOC134883263 gene encoding glutathione S-transferase Mu 4-like — translated: MTMKLAYWDIRGLAQPARLLLEYTGTKYEDKFYVCGEAPNFDKSCWIDEKAKLGMDFPNLPYLEDGDRKIVQSNAIMRYIARKHNLCGETEDEKVRVDIMENQSMDFRNGFVRLCYADFDNIKAGYLKGLPDALKNFSGFLGDRKWFAGDKITFVDFIMYELLDQHRMFHPTCLDDFKNLKDLLDRFEALEKIAAYMKSDRFMKTPVNNKMAKWGNKKE